One window of Desulfarculus baarsii DSM 2075 genomic DNA carries:
- a CDS encoding ABC transporter ATP-binding protein, with amino-acid sequence MREAPTTGLGWRPCENADDGWRESLRFALFAVSRHPRSFLVITALVLVSTALILPAPLISKAVVNLVVNGGDPGRIVTLSGLALAAVAFERFVSYWHGVVIFHRFRCLVRDLRRQLLDHLLRVPLPILQRLEPANLSARIANDSQSVLQAFYDDLISVSESCITSLACMTAMLLIEPRLGLLTLAAAPVYFFLLQRFGGRIRALTDVYYDHGAANNALYYHLLAAPVIAKMHSHRYVVEGYARSCQRVIAAGDAMMGARAMSYAVVLLIGNALPVLILLFSALLILQGSFDLGSFVAFTAFMAYLFPALRRVVEYLVRAQGGAVALRRVNELLRLPVEGPPAPVDERIAAGSTLALREVAFAYDENGDGGRGAIGGVNMLIRRGEPVGVMGRSGAGKTTLLKIIAGLYEPTAGQITIDGRPVAADARRQLSAYVEQEPIIFADSPIENARLGRDDISPEQARQALAEVGLADLLSPGAAIEQDGANLSLGQKKRIALARGLLKGAAVIVIDEPTAGLDADNAARAMALIGRLCADRFVVIVSHTMDVMDHCRRLYLVEDGRVREVSPPPRAAIIAEDAPCA; translated from the coding sequence ATGCGCGAAGCGCCCACGACGGGGCTGGGCTGGCGTCCTTGCGAAAACGCTGACGATGGCTGGCGCGAGAGCCTGCGTTTCGCCCTGTTCGCCGTCTCGCGCCATCCGCGCTCTTTTTTGGTCATCACGGCCCTGGTGCTGGTTTCGACGGCGTTGATCCTGCCCGCGCCGCTGATCTCCAAGGCCGTCGTCAACCTGGTCGTCAACGGCGGCGACCCCGGCCGCATCGTCACCCTGTCGGGCCTGGCCCTGGCGGCGGTGGCCTTCGAGCGCTTTGTCAGTTATTGGCACGGGGTGGTCATCTTCCACCGCTTCCGCTGCCTGGTCCGCGATCTGCGGCGGCAACTTCTGGACCATCTGCTGCGGGTTCCCCTGCCCATTTTGCAACGCCTGGAGCCGGCCAACCTCAGCGCGCGCATCGCCAACGACAGCCAGAGCGTGTTGCAGGCCTTCTATGACGACCTCATTTCGGTCAGCGAAAGCTGCATCACCTCGCTGGCCTGCATGACGGCCATGCTGCTGATCGAGCCGCGGCTGGGCCTGTTGACGCTGGCGGCCGCGCCGGTCTATTTTTTCCTGCTGCAACGCTTCGGCGGCCGCATCCGCGCCCTCACCGACGTTTATTACGACCACGGCGCCGCCAACAACGCGCTGTATTATCACCTGTTGGCCGCGCCGGTCATCGCCAAGATGCACTCCCACCGCTACGTGGTGGAAGGCTACGCCCGCTCCTGCCAACGGGTCATCGCCGCCGGCGACGCCATGATGGGCGCGCGGGCCATGTCCTACGCGGTGGTGCTGCTGATCGGCAACGCCCTGCCGGTGCTGATCCTTTTATTCAGCGCCCTGCTGATCCTGCAAGGCTCGTTCGACCTGGGCTCGTTCGTGGCCTTCACCGCCTTCATGGCCTATCTTTTCCCGGCGTTGCGCCGCGTGGTGGAGTATCTGGTGCGGGCCCAGGGCGGGGCGGTGGCCCTGCGCCGCGTCAACGAGCTGCTGCGCCTGCCCGTCGAGGGGCCGCCCGCGCCCGTGGACGAACGCATCGCCGCCGGCTCGACACTGGCCCTGCGCGAGGTGGCCTTTGCCTACGACGAAAACGGCGACGGCGGCCGGGGGGCCATCGGCGGGGTGAACATGTTGATCCGGCGCGGTGAACCGGTGGGCGTGATGGGCCGCTCCGGCGCGGGCAAGACGACGCTTCTGAAAATCATCGCCGGGCTCTACGAGCCGACGGCCGGCCAGATCACCATCGACGGCCGGCCCGTGGCCGCCGACGCCCGCCGCCAATTGAGCGCCTACGTGGAGCAGGAGCCCATTATCTTCGCCGATTCGCCCATCGAAAACGCGCGCCTGGGCCGCGACGACATCTCGCCCGAGCAGGCCCGCCAGGCCCTGGCGGAGGTGGGCCTGGCCGATCTGCTTTCGCCGGGGGCGGCCATCGAGCAAGACGGGGCCAACCTCTCGCTGGGCCAGAAAAAGCGCATCGCCCTGGCCAGGGGCCTGCTCAAAGGCGCGGCGGTCATCGTCATCGACGAACCCACCGCCGGCCTGGACGCCGACAACGCCGCCAGGGCCATGGCCCTCATCGGCCGCCTCTGCGCCGACCGCTTCGTCGTCATCGTCTCGCACACCATGGACGTGATGGACCACTGCCGGCGGCTGTACCTGGTCGAGGACGGCCGCGTGCGCGAGGTCTCCCCGCCGCCACGGGCGGCAATCATCGCCGAGGACGCGCCATGCGCCTGA
- a CDS encoding NHLP leader peptide family RiPP precursor: MSSDNMAHSSAWAKVVAKAWADESYKNKLLSDPAAVLRAEGLAIPEGVRLTVLENSATQIHLVLPVAPSDAADLEDAALGERLAAVI, encoded by the coding sequence ATGTCCTCGGATAATATGGCGCATTCCAGCGCGTGGGCCAAGGTCGTGGCCAAGGCCTGGGCCGACGAGTCTTACAAAAATAAGCTGCTCAGCGATCCGGCGGCGGTGCTGCGCGCCGAGGGCTTGGCCATCCCCGAGGGCGTGCGCCTGACGGTGCTGGAAAACAGCGCCACCCAGATCCATCTGGTGCTGCCGGTCGCGCCCAGTGACGCGGCCGACCTGGAAGACGCCGCCCTGGGCGAGCGCCTGGCCGCCGTAATCTAG
- a CDS encoding radical SAM protein, translated as MRLSSLTISRQAKGRTILLNCANGCVDLLRAPLVGPDGRLRADRPPEVTAALARRGHLTALDHRQEMTLLRDYARLLVLQNRWLQRRSGYVMLLLSYACNFACDYCYQKDIRHAVGGRRFGPAEIDLFFDDHAPALCPDAPPENICYVLYGGEPLTPANRPAVERTLFRAGRAGSTVEAVTNGYRLEAYLDLLGRGPGRIAKLQVSFDCDQSLHDRRRVTLSGGPTFATVLENVVRAAQTGVAIQVRAHMHQGRADALHSFLATMEARGLLAADNVTVYLSPIKHDFADQRDEPLAESCLSARELAALAPLANSAVTRRQRLLARLLAATTGPGPANTAFCMRCKENCYVVDPLGGIYACYEEAGRPELRIGARRGRAVEFFPRRRQTLDENIIAPDPAEMDPLALITGGQCAMTSRRIAAQGLADTRPEADRELVGQALELAIDDHLAQQGPEPVTAHLAINYADDGDRSLPSLIGRLAPFGQRLERALSAGRH; from the coding sequence ATGCGCCTGAGTTCGTTGACCATCTCGCGCCAGGCAAAGGGCCGGACCATCCTGCTCAACTGCGCCAACGGCTGCGTGGACCTGTTGCGCGCCCCGCTGGTCGGCCCCGACGGCCGCCTCCGCGCCGACCGCCCGCCCGAGGTGACGGCGGCCCTGGCCCGGCGCGGGCACCTCACCGCCCTCGACCACCGCCAGGAGATGACCCTGCTGCGGGATTACGCGCGCCTTCTGGTGTTGCAAAACCGCTGGCTGCAACGGCGGAGCGGCTACGTGATGCTGCTGCTGTCCTACGCCTGCAACTTCGCCTGCGACTATTGCTACCAAAAAGACATCCGCCACGCGGTCGGCGGGCGTCGTTTCGGCCCGGCCGAGATCGACCTTTTTTTTGACGACCACGCGCCAGCCCTTTGCCCCGACGCACCGCCGGAAAACATCTGCTATGTGCTCTACGGCGGCGAACCGTTGACGCCGGCCAACCGCCCCGCCGTGGAACGAACGCTCTTCAGGGCCGGCCGCGCCGGCTCGACGGTGGAGGCGGTGACCAACGGTTATCGCCTGGAGGCGTACCTCGACCTGCTGGGCCGGGGGCCGGGGCGCATCGCCAAGTTGCAGGTCTCCTTCGACTGCGATCAAAGCCTGCACGACCGCCGCCGCGTGACCCTGTCCGGCGGGCCCACCTTCGCCACCGTGCTGGAAAACGTCGTCCGCGCCGCCCAGACCGGCGTGGCCATCCAGGTGCGGGCCCACATGCATCAGGGCCGGGCCGACGCCCTGCATTCCTTTTTGGCCACGATGGAGGCGCGGGGCCTGCTGGCCGCCGACAACGTCACCGTCTATCTTTCGCCCATCAAGCACGATTTCGCGGACCAACGCGACGAGCCCCTGGCCGAGAGCTGCCTTTCGGCCCGCGAGCTGGCCGCCCTGGCCCCCCTGGCCAACTCCGCCGTGACCAGACGCCAACGCTTGCTGGCGCGCCTGCTGGCGGCCACAACCGGCCCCGGGCCGGCCAACACGGCCTTTTGCATGCGCTGCAAGGAAAATTGCTACGTGGTCGACCCCTTGGGCGGCATCTACGCCTGCTACGAGGAAGCCGGCCGGCCGGAGCTGCGCATCGGCGCGCGCCGGGGCCGGGCGGTGGAGTTTTTTCCGCGCCGGCGGCAAACCCTGGACGAAAACATCATCGCCCCCGATCCGGCGGAGATGGACCCCCTGGCCCTGATCACCGGCGGCCAGTGCGCCATGACCTCGCGGCGCATCGCCGCCCAGGGCCTGGCGGACACCAGGCCGGAGGCCGACCGGGAGTTGGTGGGCCAAGCGCTGGAGCTGGCCATCGACGATCATCTGGCCCAACAGGGGCCGGAACCGGTCACGGCCCATCTGGCCATCAACTACGCCGACGACGGCGACCGCTCCCTGCCAAGCCTGATCGGACGCCTGGCGCCCTTTGGCCAACGGCTGGAGCGAGCCCTGTCCGCCGGCCGTCACTGA
- a CDS encoding radical SAM protein codes for MDVSPFECRPRELDIALTGRCNLSCAFCYQGRLQREGQRPAPEEQVLGLIDWAEDNDAPVVRFTGGEPTPHPSIGFFGNYARAGLEQRHGKLVDYLSTAPSALGA; via the coding sequence ATGGACGTGTCGCCTTTTGAATGCCGGCCCCGCGAACTCGACATCGCGCTCACCGGTCGTTGCAACCTGTCGTGCGCCTTTTGCTATCAGGGCCGGCTCCAACGGGAGGGCCAGCGACCCGCGCCGGAAGAACAGGTTCTGGGCCTGATCGACTGGGCCGAGGACAACGACGCGCCGGTGGTCCGCTTCACCGGCGGCGAGCCCACCCCGCACCCCAGCATCGGCTTTTTTGGCAACTACGCCCGCGCCGGGCTGGAACAGCGCCACGGCAAGCTGGTCGATTACCTGTCCACCGCTCCGTCCGCCCTCGGGGCGTGA
- a CDS encoding sensor domain-containing diguanylate cyclase — protein sequence MSVTAGFASRDLAPHMDYLLDPKGDWSVQQAAEARGWRPLAGFTLKNDQPDAVTWFRLGRASADRHSTLYLEICTHQPKNATVYAPVKGAPGGYIGLKAGWGGGGENDELGFISTVVALPRDLDDSRPLLLRWDDPFITEPRPVLYGQDAFLTMSWNTAALKFAIYGVMAAMILYNLVIALFLRDRAYFMYVLYMFAMLLYQAVVRGEIKIISFNAYQALYPMVLLLSTTTAVLGMQFARTFLTTKINLPRLDKALLLLMALFLTLVAGMDLLGFKPQANTASFLITPLMIPTVLGAACLRIRQGFGAARYFFLAWTVLSLGVLAYLLYGLGYLPSSMLTVHAAGLGAAAESVLLSLALADRIRGLRVDREALLERQRGLAHQAVTDELTGLYNKRYLLGDLKESVKRAAQGGQPLSVALFDVDHFKRFNDSFGHPKGDEVLAAMGHDIRGCVRDGDKGCRYGGEEFVVILPMAGLDQALAVAERVRGAIARRRFAVDADQWASVTVSAGVACLRAGENAAELLDRADKALYVAKRAGRDRTVVAE from the coding sequence ATGAGCGTGACGGCCGGCTTCGCATCCCGCGACTTGGCCCCCCACATGGATTACCTCCTGGACCCCAAAGGCGACTGGAGCGTCCAACAGGCGGCCGAGGCAAGGGGCTGGCGGCCGCTAGCCGGCTTCACGCTGAAAAATGACCAGCCCGATGCGGTGACGTGGTTTCGCCTGGGCCGGGCAAGCGCCGACCGTCACTCGACTCTGTATCTGGAAATCTGCACCCATCAGCCCAAGAACGCCACGGTCTACGCGCCGGTCAAAGGCGCGCCCGGAGGATACATTGGCCTCAAGGCCGGTTGGGGCGGCGGGGGCGAAAACGACGAGTTGGGCTTCATCAGCACGGTGGTGGCCCTGCCCCGCGACCTGGACGACAGCCGGCCCCTGCTCCTGCGCTGGGACGACCCGTTCATCACCGAACCGCGGCCCGTCCTCTATGGGCAAGATGCGTTCCTGACCATGTCCTGGAACACCGCGGCCCTGAAATTCGCCATTTACGGCGTCATGGCGGCCATGATCCTCTACAACCTGGTGATCGCTCTCTTCCTGCGCGACCGCGCCTATTTCATGTACGTCCTCTACATGTTCGCCATGCTGCTCTACCAGGCCGTCGTGCGTGGCGAGATCAAAATCATCAGCTTCAACGCCTATCAGGCGCTCTACCCCATGGTCTTGTTGCTCTCCACGACCACGGCGGTGCTGGGCATGCAATTCGCGCGGACGTTCCTGACCACCAAAATCAACCTCCCCCGCCTGGACAAAGCTCTGCTCTTGCTGATGGCGCTGTTTCTGACGTTGGTGGCCGGCATGGACCTGCTCGGCTTCAAGCCGCAGGCCAACACGGCCTCGTTCCTGATCACTCCGCTGATGATCCCGACCGTTTTGGGCGCGGCGTGCCTGCGCATCCGTCAGGGCTTCGGCGCGGCCCGTTATTTCTTTCTGGCCTGGACCGTGCTGTCGCTGGGGGTCCTGGCCTACCTGCTGTACGGCCTGGGATACCTGCCGTCGTCGATGTTGACGGTCCACGCCGCGGGCCTGGGCGCGGCCGCCGAGTCGGTGCTGTTGTCCCTGGCTCTGGCCGACCGCATACGCGGTCTCCGAGTCGACCGCGAGGCGCTCCTCGAACGCCAACGCGGCCTGGCCCACCAAGCCGTCACCGACGAGTTGACTGGGCTCTACAATAAACGCTATCTGCTCGGCGACCTGAAAGAATCCGTCAAACGCGCGGCCCAAGGCGGCCAACCGCTCTCGGTGGCGCTGTTTGACGTGGACCATTTCAAAAGATTCAACGACTCCTTTGGCCACCCCAAAGGCGACGAAGTGCTGGCCGCCATGGGCCACGACATTCGCGGCTGCGTGCGCGATGGCGACAAGGGCTGCCGCTATGGCGGCGAGGAATTCGTCGTCATCCTGCCCATGGCCGGCCTGGATCAGGCCCTGGCCGTGGCCGAACGCGTGCGCGGCGCCATCGCCCGCCGCCGATTCGCCGTGGACGCCGATCAGTGGGCCAGCGTAACCGTCAGCGCCGGCGTGGCTTGTCTGCGGGCAGGCGAAAACGCGGCCGAATTGCTCGACCGGGCCGACAAGGCCCTCTACGTCGCCAAACGCGCCGGACGCGATCGCACCGTGGTGGCGGAGTGA
- the grrM gene encoding cyclophane-forming radical SAM/SPASM peptide maturase GrrM/OscB: MGSAIVNKVRLLTMQPTSACNLRCRYCYLGRHKGAVVMDLAVLRAALARLAAEDLLGPELTISWHMGEPLTAGKDFFRQAFALTERMLGGATRLGHSIQTNGTLIDDQWAALFAERDVKVGLSLDGPTAVHDANRVLPDGSGSHARVMAGLDCLRRSGVRPSIICVVNQSSIDRAEELRDFFRAEGLWRINFNIEEIEGAHERSFVKSDADWRERYRRFLAVFHAAGVAVRDLENVKSWLADRRPRAAGAALPLHHLSIDATGGFSSFSPELLSASHPAHGDFILGNVTSDAIAAAMGAAKGQRLWAQIKKGLLRCKAECPHFGLCGGGYPSNKLFENGSFDSARTTACEAGIIIPLAVASHAPAVDAAHGRGAPSYF, translated from the coding sequence ATGGGCTCGGCCATCGTCAACAAGGTGCGGCTGCTGACCATGCAGCCCACCAGCGCGTGCAACCTGCGCTGCCGCTATTGCTACCTGGGCCGCCACAAGGGCGCGGTCGTCATGGACCTCGCCGTGTTGCGCGCGGCCCTGGCCAGACTGGCGGCCGAAGACCTCCTGGGCCCCGAGTTGACCATCTCGTGGCACATGGGCGAGCCGCTGACCGCCGGCAAGGACTTTTTCCGCCAGGCCTTCGCGCTGACCGAACGGATGCTGGGCGGCGCGACCCGCCTCGGCCACAGCATCCAGACCAACGGCACGCTCATCGACGACCAGTGGGCCGCCCTGTTCGCCGAACGCGACGTCAAGGTGGGCCTGAGCCTGGACGGCCCGACCGCCGTTCACGACGCCAACCGCGTCCTGCCCGACGGCTCGGGCAGCCACGCCAGGGTCATGGCCGGCCTGGACTGCCTGCGGCGAAGCGGAGTGCGCCCCTCGATCATCTGCGTGGTCAACCAAAGCTCCATCGACCGCGCCGAGGAACTGCGCGATTTTTTTCGGGCCGAGGGGCTCTGGCGGATCAACTTCAACATCGAGGAGATCGAAGGGGCCCACGAGCGCTCCTTCGTCAAAAGCGACGCCGACTGGCGGGAGCGCTATCGCCGTTTCCTGGCCGTCTTCCACGCCGCCGGCGTGGCCGTGCGCGACCTGGAAAACGTCAAATCATGGCTGGCCGACCGGCGGCCGCGAGCGGCCGGCGCGGCCCTGCCGCTGCATCACCTCTCCATCGACGCCACGGGCGGATTTTCCAGCTTTTCGCCGGAACTGCTGAGCGCCAGCCATCCGGCCCACGGCGATTTCATTTTGGGCAATGTGACCAGCGACGCCATAGCCGCGGCCATGGGGGCCGCCAAAGGCCAGCGCCTGTGGGCGCAGATCAAAAAAGGCCTGTTGCGCTGCAAGGCCGAATGCCCCCACTTCGGGCTCTGCGGCGGCGGCTACCCATCCAACAAGCTCTTTGAAAACGGCTCGTTCGACAGCGCCAGGACCACCGCCTGCGAGGCGGGGATCATCATCCCCCTGGCGGTGGCCTCCCACGCGCCGGCGGTCGATGCGGCCCATGGCCGTGGCGCTCCTTCATATTTTTAG
- a CDS encoding helix-turn-helix domain-containing protein, protein MNNPHHDARTVAFGRELIVKRVCQEGMTTSEVARQLGISRRTAYKWLARYRQGGPAA, encoded by the coding sequence ATGAACAACCCCCACCATGATGCCCGAACGGTGGCGTTTGGTCGAGAGCTGATAGTCAAAAGAGTTTGTCAGGAAGGGATGACGACCTCGGAGGTGGCCCGGCAACTGGGGATCAGCCGGCGCACGGCCTACAAATGGCTGGCCCGGTATCGGCAAGGCGGTCCGGCGGCTTAG
- a CDS encoding cobaltochelatase subunit CobN has product MRIVMIHGWMFNSRTWRRVSDELAAEGVQLELWPFVNQEQWEQRLADGAPDAVILGSGPEMNGFGLIMDLCRQIPKRVGVVPEIPNDFDTFGPEVRHALLGYLAKAHQGNYAMGIRYFCAALGRAVEYAAPEPVTTHGVYHPDAEQTFDDAKAYLDWLAAEQGVKVERNVVAVMFYYGSLVEQNLADVDELARMIQRHGLAPMCVFTEGVGDGQRPLPERYPWIGLVRAVGDQLAAVCNFASGRFLNRPDETILLEELNTPVFQLIRLHGVTPEEWLESPEGVGNHSLTYAISQPELAGAIEPAVLAAQTPAEPGQDRHGVREFTPVRERMETMCRRVLGWRALRLTPNSQKRVTVVLHNPPCKGAEATVATAAGLDAFESTARLLNAMRQEGYDVGDAPTSGEALKDLILGRKAISEFRWTTVDEIARKGGDVYRMGAAEYLPYLDSLPATIKRQVNDDWGEFPGEGMVLREDGREPVLLITGVKFGKTHVMVQPKRGCYGAKCNGEVCRILHDPAISPPHHWLAVYKYIRDNSDAVVHMGSEGALEFLPGKRAGLSHQCYPEISLGELPNIYPYIMNVPGEGLLAKRRARAVLVDYLTPIHVPSPQDDQSLELAEMLAQYAKAVDMGDTERQEALRQRMTPIMTKLALTPAGYDGKNFERVVDTARRVMELSRLALCPLGLHVLSEPPEREGRAQMLASILARPGEGLPDLAAALEAAGRADDFDNRVDFIQGLLADQTLEDQAGQKLGSWSRDVAEKIGMASREIPQVIKFLEGGYIEPGLAGSLMLGKTQTLPTGRNFHAMDPTALPSAAAWEVGRGIADEILAKYMAEEGRFPESVGQNLWSMDGFKSDGEILSQILHLIGARPRWDSRGVTIGIQTVALDELTVEIDGKPVKRPRVDVLVQTSGIVRDMLPNFLELIDQAVDAVGALDEPEDRNYVLKHNRERLAELRQDADATMGDEKLIKLAACRVFSSQPGSYGIGVGLALDASAWENDADLAEVYVNWGGFAYAGGEYGAEARQVYAGHIKNLDVAYMKQYSPEYDMVDCGCFASYQGGMAQAARTIGGRNTKLYWSANNTSGKYQVDDFQTGLKAALGAKLFNPAWLAEMKKHGYSGAAEVSGKVNNLFKWSATSKEVDKGVFDGVVERFLRDKQTMEWLRAANPYALEELTRRLLEAESRGLWLADAGDLAVVQAAALCVEGDLEEDLGQVTEEFQGAKVDVLTAKDVEKWSPGWTIN; this is encoded by the coding sequence ATGCGTATCGTGATGATCCATGGCTGGATGTTCAACAGCCGCACCTGGCGGAGGGTGTCCGACGAGTTGGCCGCCGAAGGCGTTCAACTGGAGTTGTGGCCCTTTGTCAACCAGGAGCAGTGGGAGCAAAGGCTGGCCGATGGCGCGCCGGACGCGGTTATTCTTGGCTCCGGTCCAGAGATGAACGGCTTTGGCCTGATCATGGACCTGTGCCGCCAGATACCCAAGCGAGTGGGCGTCGTTCCAGAGATACCCAACGATTTTGACACCTTCGGCCCGGAGGTGCGCCATGCCCTGCTGGGCTATCTGGCAAAGGCCCACCAGGGCAACTACGCCATGGGCATCCGTTATTTCTGCGCGGCCCTGGGCCGGGCGGTGGAGTACGCCGCCCCCGAACCGGTGACCACCCACGGCGTCTACCATCCCGACGCCGAACAAACCTTTGACGACGCCAAAGCCTACCTTGACTGGCTGGCCGCCGAACAAGGCGTCAAGGTGGAGCGAAACGTGGTGGCCGTGATGTTCTATTACGGCTCGCTGGTGGAGCAAAACCTGGCCGACGTCGATGAACTGGCGCGCATGATCCAGCGCCATGGCCTGGCCCCCATGTGCGTGTTCACCGAAGGCGTGGGCGACGGACAACGGCCTCTGCCAGAGCGCTATCCCTGGATCGGCCTGGTGCGGGCCGTGGGCGATCAACTGGCGGCGGTGTGCAACTTCGCCTCGGGCCGCTTTCTCAACCGCCCCGATGAAACGATCCTGCTGGAAGAGCTTAACACGCCGGTGTTTCAGCTTATCCGACTCCATGGCGTGACGCCCGAGGAATGGCTGGAAAGCCCCGAGGGCGTGGGCAACCACAGCCTGACCTACGCCATCAGCCAGCCCGAGTTGGCCGGGGCCATCGAACCCGCGGTGCTGGCGGCCCAGACGCCAGCCGAACCAGGCCAAGACCGCCACGGCGTCAGGGAGTTCACGCCCGTGCGCGAGCGCATGGAGACCATGTGCCGCCGGGTGCTCGGTTGGCGAGCCCTGCGCCTGACGCCCAACAGCCAAAAGCGCGTCACCGTGGTTTTGCACAACCCGCCCTGCAAGGGCGCCGAGGCCACAGTGGCCACCGCCGCCGGGTTGGACGCCTTTGAAAGCACGGCCCGGCTGCTAAACGCCATGCGCCAGGAAGGCTATGACGTGGGCGATGCGCCCACCAGCGGCGAGGCCCTGAAGGATTTGATCCTCGGTCGCAAGGCCATCAGCGAATTCCGCTGGACCACCGTGGACGAAATCGCCCGCAAGGGCGGCGATGTCTACCGCATGGGCGCGGCTGAATACCTGCCCTATCTCGATTCCTTGCCCGCGACCATCAAGCGTCAGGTCAACGACGATTGGGGCGAGTTCCCCGGCGAGGGCATGGTCTTGCGGGAAGACGGCCGCGAGCCGGTGCTGCTGATCACCGGGGTCAAGTTCGGCAAGACCCACGTCATGGTCCAGCCCAAGCGTGGCTGCTACGGGGCCAAGTGCAACGGCGAGGTCTGCCGGATCCTGCATGACCCGGCCATCTCGCCGCCCCACCACTGGCTGGCCGTGTACAAATACATCCGCGACAACTCCGACGCGGTGGTGCATATGGGCTCCGAGGGCGCCCTGGAGTTTCTGCCGGGCAAGCGGGCGGGGCTGAGCCACCAATGCTACCCGGAGATCAGCCTGGGCGAGTTGCCCAACATATATCCATATATAATGAATGTGCCGGGAGAGGGCCTGCTGGCCAAGCGGCGGGCCAGGGCCGTGCTGGTCGATTATCTCACGCCGATCCACGTGCCCTCGCCCCAGGACGACCAAAGCCTGGAGCTGGCCGAAATGCTGGCGCAATACGCCAAGGCCGTGGACATGGGTGATACGGAACGCCAAGAGGCCCTGCGCCAGCGGATGACGCCCATCATGACCAAGCTGGCCCTGACGCCCGCGGGCTACGATGGCAAAAATTTTGAAAGGGTGGTGGACACCGCTCGCCGGGTCATGGAACTTTCGCGTTTGGCCCTGTGCCCCTTGGGCTTGCACGTGCTCAGCGAGCCGCCCGAGCGTGAAGGCCGCGCCCAGATGCTGGCCTCCATCCTGGCCCGGCCCGGCGAGGGCCTGCCCGACTTGGCCGCGGCCCTGGAGGCGGCGGGCCGGGCCGACGACTTCGATAACAGGGTGGATTTCATCCAGGGGCTGTTGGCCGACCAAACCCTGGAAGACCAGGCCGGGCAAAAACTGGGCTCATGGTCACGGGATGTGGCCGAAAAAATTGGCATGGCCAGCCGGGAAATACCCCAGGTGATCAAGTTCCTTGAGGGCGGCTACATCGAACCGGGCCTGGCCGGGTCGCTGATGCTGGGCAAGACCCAGACCCTGCCCACGGGCCGCAACTTCCACGCCATGGACCCCACGGCCCTACCCTCGGCGGCGGCCTGGGAGGTGGGCCGGGGCATTGCCGATGAGATTCTGGCCAAATACATGGCCGAGGAAGGCCGCTTCCCCGAGAGCGTCGGCCAAAATCTCTGGAGCATGGACGGGTTCAAGTCCGACGGCGAAATTCTCAGCCAAATCCTGCACCTGATCGGCGCGCGGCCCAGGTGGGACAGTCGGGGCGTGACCATCGGCATCCAAACCGTGGCCCTGGACGAGCTGACCGTGGAGATCGACGGCAAGCCGGTCAAACGGCCCAGGGTCGACGTGTTGGTGCAGACCAGCGGCATCGTCCGCGACATGCTGCCCAACTTTCTGGAACTCATCGACCAGGCCGTCGACGCCGTGGGCGCCTTGGACGAACCCGAGGACCGCAACTACGTGCTCAAGCACAACCGCGAGCGCCTGGCCGAATTGCGCCAAGACGCCGACGCGACCATGGGCGATGAAAAGCTGATCAAACTGGCCGCCTGCCGCGTGTTTTCGTCCCAGCCGGGCAGTTACGGCATCGGCGTGGGCTTGGCCCTGGACGCCAGCGCCTGGGAGAACGACGCCGACTTGGCCGAGGTGTATGTCAACTGGGGCGGCTTTGCCTATGCCGGGGGCGAATACGGGGCCGAGGCTCGCCAAGTCTACGCCGGGCACATCAAAAACCTCGACGTGGCCTACATGAAGCAATATTCACCGGAATACGACATGGTCGACTGCGGCTGCTTCGCCTCCTACCAGGGCGGCATGGCCCAAGCCGCGCGAACCATCGGCGGTCGCAACACCAAGCTGTACTGGAGCGCCAACAACACCTCGGGCAAATACCAGGTCGACGACTTTCAGACCGGGCTCAAGGCCGCCCTGGGGGCCAAGCTGTTCAACCCGGCCTGGCTGGCCGAGATGAAAAAACACGGCTACAGCGGCGCGGCGGAGGTCTCGGGCAAGGTCAACAACCTGTTCAAATGGTCGGCCACCAGCAAAGAAGTGGACAAAGGGGTGTTCGACGGCGTGGTGGAGCGCTTTCTGCGGGACAAGCAGACCATGGAGTGGCTGCGCGCCGCCAACCCCTACGCCCTTGAGGAGCTAACGCGCCGGCTCCTGGAAGCCGAGTCTCGGGGCCTGTGGCTGGCCGATGCCGGCGATCTGGCCGTGGTGCAGGCGGCGGCCCTGTGCGTCGAGGGCGATCTGGAAGAAGATCTGGGCCAAGTCACCGAGGAGTTTCAAGGGGCCAAGGTCGATGTGCTGACCGCCAAGGACGTGGAAAAATGGTCGCCGGGTTGGACCATCAATTAG